A window of the Aeromicrobium phoceense genome harbors these coding sequences:
- the manA gene encoding mannose-6-phosphate isomerase, class I: MRRLHNMTQAYDWGSTSDIPRFLGRTGSGEPVAEMWLGTHPLAPSQVETPEGLRPLSDVAGEIPFMLKILAAEQPLSIQVHPGQAEAREGFAREEAAGVPLDSPQRVFKDPNHKPEMVYALSTFDTLVGFRPTAEILRVFSQLDTPTINAASATLRAKTGFKGIVRVLENLLIAPPPPAEIAQVVIQCKALVHDGVDIKRAYSTAAMIARHHPDDVGIVVSLLLNRFTLQPGEAMFLGTGVIHAHLSGLCLEAMVNSDNVMRAGLTRKALDPEGLIRCLEAGMARVARVEPGYPSFSTEVYHPEVEEFALAVTQVSPADPDGVSIIAAAHSIVMCIGGAVQLLNSRGEKVPLSRGETVYTDAEDGDLTLVGTGEIAQIYLPGPGTPDSELKDLVGHRPVRAIP; the protein is encoded by the coding sequence ATGCGCCGTCTGCACAACATGACCCAGGCGTACGACTGGGGCTCCACGAGTGACATTCCTCGATTCCTGGGGCGCACGGGATCGGGGGAACCGGTCGCCGAGATGTGGCTGGGCACCCATCCCCTGGCCCCCTCGCAGGTCGAGACGCCCGAGGGCCTGCGCCCGCTGTCCGACGTGGCCGGCGAGATCCCCTTCATGCTCAAGATCCTCGCGGCCGAGCAGCCGCTGTCGATCCAGGTGCACCCCGGCCAGGCCGAGGCCCGCGAGGGATTCGCGCGCGAGGAGGCGGCCGGCGTGCCGCTGGACTCGCCACAGCGCGTGTTCAAGGACCCGAACCACAAGCCCGAGATGGTCTACGCGCTCAGCACCTTCGACACCCTCGTGGGCTTCCGCCCCACCGCCGAGATCCTGCGCGTCTTCTCCCAGCTCGACACCCCCACGATCAACGCCGCGTCCGCCACCCTGCGCGCGAAGACGGGCTTCAAGGGCATCGTCCGCGTCCTGGAGAACCTGCTGATCGCGCCCCCGCCGCCGGCCGAGATCGCCCAGGTCGTCATCCAGTGCAAGGCGCTCGTGCACGACGGCGTCGACATCAAGCGCGCCTACAGCACCGCGGCGATGATCGCCCGGCACCATCCCGACGACGTGGGCATCGTGGTCTCGCTGCTGCTCAACCGCTTCACGCTCCAGCCGGGCGAGGCGATGTTCCTGGGCACGGGCGTCATCCACGCGCACCTGTCGGGCCTGTGCCTGGAGGCCATGGTCAACTCCGACAACGTCATGCGCGCCGGACTCACCCGCAAGGCGCTCGACCCCGAGGGCCTCATCCGCTGCCTCGAGGCCGGCATGGCCCGCGTCGCTCGGGTCGAGCCGGGGTACCCCTCGTTCTCCACGGAGGTCTACCACCCGGAGGTCGAGGAGTTCGCGCTCGCGGTCACCCAGGTGTCCCCCGCCGACCCCGACGGCGTCTCGATCATCGCCGCCGCGCACTCGATCGTCATGTGCATCGGCGGTGCCGTGCAGCTGCTGAACTCGCGCGGCGAGAAGGTTCCGCTGAGCCGCGGCGAGACGGTCTACACCGATGCCGAGGACGGCGACCTCACCTTGGTGGGCACGGGCGAGATCGCCCAGATCTACCTGCCCGGTCCCGGCACGCCCGACTCCGAGCTCAAGGACCTGGTGGGCCACCGGCCCGTACGCGCGATCCCCTGA